Proteins from one Mesotoga infera genomic window:
- the lipB gene encoding lipoyl(octanoyl) transferase LipB, with translation MHRNCMEIRIEGLTGYGEGLSLQKRALERVESSEVDGVIIMLEHRPVFTTGRSGGVENLLVDSDELTRLGIELHRADRGGNITYHGPGQLVAYPVFNLGKWRKDLPWYVSSLEEVVIQVLSDYGIEALRKPKYRGVWVGERKIAAVGIAVKRWITTHGLAFNIEVNKSHFELINPCGLKGLSVSSLNDLISPVCFSEVVDKMEEKFSLVFDTKFIKVSRGWLDGDANA, from the coding sequence ATGCATCGAAATTGCATGGAAATTAGAATCGAGGGTTTAACCGGTTACGGCGAGGGGCTGTCTCTACAAAAAAGAGCCCTGGAAAGAGTTGAATCATCTGAAGTAGATGGTGTGATAATCATGCTTGAACACAGACCGGTTTTCACTACCGGCAGGTCCGGAGGTGTGGAAAACCTTCTCGTCGATAGCGATGAGCTCACGCGGCTGGGCATAGAGTTACACCGTGCCGACAGGGGAGGGAACATCACATATCATGGACCGGGGCAGCTTGTGGCTTATCCGGTATTCAACCTGGGAAAGTGGAGAAAGGATCTTCCCTGGTACGTTTCTTCTCTCGAAGAGGTCGTGATTCAGGTTCTGTCGGATTATGGCATCGAAGCGTTGAGGAAACCCAAATACAGGGGAGTGTGGGTAGGCGAAAGAAAGATCGCGGCCGTCGGCATCGCCGTCAAAAGGTGGATAACCACGCACGGACTGGCTTTCAACATAGAAGTGAATAAAAGTCACTTCGAACTCATCAATCCCTGTGGTTTGAAGGGATTGTCCGTCTCCTCGCTAAACGATTTGATCTCACCTGTGTGTTTTTCCGAAGTGGTGGATAAAATGGAGGAGAAGTTCTCACTGGTCTTCGATACAAAGTTCATAAAGGTCTCCAGAGGATGGCTGGATGGTGATGCAAATGCGTGA